Within the Sulfitobacter sp. JL08 genome, the region CGCCCAGCGCCTTGCCCAAAGTGCCTGTCAGAATATCGACATCCAGACCGAAGTGATCAGGCGTTCCTGCCCCGCGCGGGCCCATGAACCCTGTTGCGTGGCAATCATCCACCATGACCAGTGCGCCGGATTTCTTTGCAATTGTGGTGATTTCCGGCAGATTGGCCAGTGTTCCATCCATGGAAAACACACCGTCGGTTGCAATCATGATGTGGCGCGCACCATCTGCGCGCGCCTTTTCAAGCTGCGCCCCCAGATCTGCCATATCGTTGTTCCGGTACCGATAGCGTTTTGCCTTGCACAGCCGGATACCGTCAATGATCGACGCGTGGTTCAGGCTGTCGGAAACAACCGCGTCCTCCGGACCCAAAAGCGGTTCGAACAAACCGCCATTGGCATCAAAACATGCTGCAAACAGGATCGTGTCATCCTTGTTCAGAAATCTGGCCAGTGCCTGTTCCAGATCGCGATGGATATCCTGCGTGCCGCAGATGAACCGTACGCTGGCCATCCCGAACCCTTTTGTATCCATCGTGGATTTCGCCGTCTTGATCAGGTCAGGATGATCGGCAAGCCCAAGATAGTTGTTGGCGCAAAGATTGATGACCTGCCGCCCGCCAACCGCGATCTTTCCACCTTGAGGGGACGTGATCAAACGCTCGCGCTTGGTCATGCCGTCAGTTTCAATCTGGGTCAGGCTGTCGCGGATATGGGAAAGAAAGGCATCGGTCATGAAAGGCTCCTTTCGGTCATCCTAACATGACGGAACCGATTCCCAAACGAAAGAATACAGTATCACGGAAAAAATCCGTAATACCGGAATCAGGCGTTCTGGACCAACAAAAACGCACGGGCCGGACCGGTCGGCGCGGTGATCCGGTGGACAACATCTGCCGCGTAATAGGCGGTATCGCCAGCGCCCAGTTCTTCGGTGGCGTCCCCGGATGTCACCACGATATACCCTTCGATCACCGAAATATGTTCGCGCGCACCGCGCGTGTGCGGTTGGCTGTCCAGAACGCCGCCGGGTGCCAGGCGAAGTTCGTAAACCTCATTCCGGCCAGCCTGATCGGGTGGGGACAGGATCAGAATACGGCATCCTTCGCCCATATTGTCGATCGTAGGCACCTGGTCCGCACGCAAGATTTCAATTTGGTCGCTTAGGGGATTCGCATCCAGAAGGCCCGCGAAATCGACCTGCAATGCGCGTGTCAGGTTCCATAATGTTGCGATGGTCGGGCTGCTTTCGCCCCGTTCGATCTGGCTGACCATGGATCGCGACACGCCGGACAGTTTGGCCACCGCGTCCAGCGAAAGGCCTTGTGCGCGCCGCGCTTCTTTCAGGCGGGCGGGCAGTTTCGTCAAGATAGCGTCGCTTTTCTCCGTCATGGCGGAAACTTGGCCGGTTCCACCCGCGCTGTCAACGTCGCCTGATGTGGGTCGAATGTGGCAAAATGCTCAGTTGGCATCTTTGGGCTGACATCCGGCTTGCGTTGCTTATTATTGGCTTTGAAAACTTTCAAAGGAATCCCGAAATGACCGATATCGTAATTCTTGACGGCGCCCGCACTGCAATCGGCACTTTTGGCGGTGCGTTGGCCGGAACGCCCCCAATTGATCTTGGCGCCGCGGCGGCCAAAGCGGCGATGAGCCGGTCCGGTGTCGAAGGTGGCCAGATCGGCCATGTCGTTTTTGGCCATGTGATCAATACTGAACCACGTGACATGTATCTGTCGCGGGTCGCCGCAATGCAGGCCGGAATTCCGGACACAACCCCGGCGATGAACGTGAACCGCCTTTGCGGGTCCGGCGCGCAAGCGATCGTGTCGGCGGTGCA harbors:
- a CDS encoding helix-turn-helix domain-containing protein gives rise to the protein MTEKSDAILTKLPARLKEARRAQGLSLDAVAKLSGVSRSMVSQIERGESSPTIATLWNLTRALQVDFAGLLDANPLSDQIEILRADQVPTIDNMGEGCRILILSPPDQAGRNEVYELRLAPGGVLDSQPHTRGAREHISVIEGYIVVTSGDATEELGAGDTAYYAADVVHRITAPTGPARAFLLVQNA
- a CDS encoding glycine C-acetyltransferase → MTDAFLSHIRDSLTQIETDGMTKRERLITSPQGGKIAVGGRQVINLCANNYLGLADHPDLIKTAKSTMDTKGFGMASVRFICGTQDIHRDLEQALARFLNKDDTILFAACFDANGGLFEPLLGPEDAVVSDSLNHASIIDGIRLCKAKRYRYRNNDMADLGAQLEKARADGARHIMIATDGVFSMDGTLANLPEITTIAKKSGALVMVDDCHATGFMGPRGAGTPDHFGLDVDILTGTLGKALGGSIGGYIAGPQPVIDLLRQRARPYLFSNSLPPAIVAAAIEAIHLVQDGADLRRQLFENTAYWRAGLERLGFDLLPGQHPIVPVMLGEARLAQDMAARLFDEGVYVSGFFFPVVPRGQARIRTQMNAALTRADLDHALTAFEVAGKAVGVLT